In Phormidium yuhuli AB48, one genomic interval encodes:
- a CDS encoding DUF5357 family protein, giving the protein MENWNWLRSQLTPPRIRSWQTLILSSFITWFLSFLVVLSEPEIEFYSSPLTGLGWAFFLVGLIWWQSIRPWKLGRISLTPSIIAAVFCSLFLQNSQGELSQGVFLLYPILTTFIAALPACRNRNNRPCLPSPQRRPLILIQFLIAVVCSCWLQLTFMLQYWIEAYPNLATADLSQSQFVLRTGTPFQLRGYELLRPIPDRLDRYFNRRPWSEIERILLEVRQNPENFWRSLNIEPSARIGTLEQYPRAELTSDGDEGYYLTITLYWYHPWFDEQREQLSLHCHLYPVSPSQERLSPNPSDIGRVICNTDSQQLFKPMGHFNFSEES; this is encoded by the coding sequence ATGGAAAACTGGAACTGGCTGCGATCGCAACTGACTCCGCCCCGAATTCGCTCCTGGCAAACCCTCATTCTCAGTAGCTTCATCACCTGGTTTCTCTCATTCTTAGTGGTTTTATCGGAACCCGAGATTGAGTTTTATAGTTCTCCCTTAACCGGACTAGGATGGGCCTTTTTTCTCGTAGGGCTGATTTGGTGGCAAAGTATCCGACCCTGGAAACTGGGGCGAATTTCTCTGACCCCAAGTATCATTGCCGCAGTGTTTTGTTCCCTGTTTTTACAAAACTCCCAGGGAGAACTCTCTCAAGGGGTCTTTTTACTCTATCCCATCCTAACCACCTTCATCGCCGCCTTACCCGCCTGTCGGAACCGAAACAATCGTCCCTGCCTCCCCTCACCCCAGCGACGGCCCTTAATCCTAATCCAATTCCTCATCGCTGTGGTCTGTAGCTGTTGGCTACAACTGACCTTTATGTTACAATACTGGATTGAAGCCTACCCCAATCTAGCCACAGCAGACCTATCCCAAAGTCAGTTTGTCCTACGGACAGGGACGCCCTTCCAACTACGGGGGTATGAGCTACTGCGTCCGATTCCAGACCGGCTCGACCGCTATTTCAACCGTCGTCCTTGGTCTGAGATTGAACGAATCCTACTCGAAGTCCGTCAGAACCCCGAGAACTTTTGGCGTTCTCTGAATATCGAACCGAGCGCTCGCATCGGTACCTTAGAGCAATATCCCCGAGCCGAACTCACCAGTGACGGTGATGAAGGCTATTATCTAACCATTACCCTGTATTGGTATCATCCCTGGTTTGATGAGCAACGGGAGCAACTAAGTCTGCACTGTCATCTCTACCCCGTTTCCCCATCGCAGGAACGACTCTCCCCCAATCCCTCCGATATCGGGAGAGTGATCTGTAATACTGATAGTCAGCAACTGTTTAAGCCCATGGGTCATTTTAATTTCTCTGAGGAGTCTTAA
- a CDS encoding ABC transporter permease, whose product MMMDSLTQPKPKNAAAMRILVTAKNAFREVLRERILYLVGLYALLLILSLRILPPLSAGAHPKIFLDLGLGSMEVLTLLVAAFVSTRSLEKEIQQRTLLVLISKPISRGELLIGKFLGLWGVLLVSLVMMGLLMVGIAALGGIALPLASLLLSLVFLALKLAILTAVALLFSAFTSSLLAAFFTLGIYLMGNFSQDLLQLGDTLDSESFQILATLLYLILPDFSRLNLKNDALYGMVAMPDVGLLTVNGIYGVIYAVVLLALAIAIFQRRQL is encoded by the coding sequence ATGATGATGGATTCCTTAACACAACCTAAGCCAAAAAATGCCGCTGCGATGCGGATTCTGGTCACCGCTAAAAATGCTTTCCGGGAAGTGCTGCGGGAGCGAATTTTATACTTGGTGGGTCTGTATGCCCTTCTCCTAATCTTAAGTTTACGGATTTTGCCCCCTCTCTCAGCCGGAGCCCATCCGAAAATTTTTCTGGACTTGGGCTTAGGAAGTATGGAAGTGCTGACTCTTTTAGTGGCTGCATTTGTTAGTACTCGCTCCTTGGAGAAGGAAATTCAACAGCGGACTCTATTGGTCTTAATTTCCAAACCAATTAGTCGAGGGGAATTGCTGATTGGCAAGTTTCTTGGACTTTGGGGTGTGCTTCTCGTTTCTCTCGTTATGATGGGGCTTTTAATGGTAGGAATTGCTGCGTTGGGAGGCATCGCGCTACCGCTGGCAAGCCTTCTTCTGTCTTTAGTATTTCTGGCTCTAAAATTAGCAATCCTGACAGCCGTCGCCTTACTTTTTAGTGCGTTTACAAGCTCTTTATTAGCCGCATTTTTTACCCTGGGGATTTACCTAATGGGTAATTTTAGTCAGGACTTATTACAATTGGGGGACACCCTAGATAGCGAGAGTTTTCAAATTTTAGCCACTCTTCTCTACCTCATTTTGCCAGACTTCTCCCGTTTAAATCTTAAAAATGACGCCCTGTACGGGATGGTGGCAATGCCCGATGTGGGACTCTTAACCGTTAATGGCATCTATGGGGTTATTTATGCCGTTGTCCTACTGGCCTTGGCGATCGCCATCTTCCAACGGCGACAACTTTAA
- a CDS encoding GGDEF domain-containing response regulator, whose translation MTNAESPVPKGTVLIADDERTLRMLMKRAVERDGYESVDVSNGQDCLEHCQFQLPDLILLDAMMPQMGGFECCQRLKQQFHDNCPPILIITTLQDSDSIERAFEMGAEDFITKPIHWGVLRQRIRRLIEAHRATQALQRSLAREHQLSQKLSLQVLEERRLASQLELANHQLEAANSRLEALANLDGLTQIANRRAFDEQLREQWQRSAQDQTYLSLLIADIDCFKPFNDTYGHQAGDDCLRRVAKVISETICRPEDLVARYGGEEFVAVLPQTSYQGALAVAQRTLEAVRRLWIPHETSQCSDRVTLSLGVASMIPDPRLTGEALLKCADRALYLAKTEGRDRVHVASEKTLKEELQSQAPEGPPYCY comes from the coding sequence ATGACTAATGCTGAATCTCCTGTCCCGAAAGGGACGGTTTTGATTGCTGATGATGAACGCACCTTAAGGATGTTGATGAAACGGGCCGTTGAGCGGGACGGTTATGAGAGTGTTGATGTCAGTAATGGTCAAGACTGTCTAGAGCATTGTCAATTCCAACTCCCGGATTTAATTTTGCTCGATGCCATGATGCCCCAGATGGGAGGGTTTGAATGTTGCCAACGGTTGAAACAACAGTTTCATGATAACTGTCCGCCGATTCTAATTATCACGACGCTGCAAGACTCGGATTCTATTGAACGGGCGTTTGAGATGGGGGCGGAAGATTTTATTACCAAGCCGATTCATTGGGGTGTTTTGCGTCAGCGTATCCGACGCTTGATTGAAGCCCATCGTGCGACCCAAGCTCTCCAACGCTCTCTCGCTCGTGAACATCAACTCAGTCAGAAGTTGAGTTTACAAGTCTTAGAAGAACGCCGTTTAGCGAGTCAGTTGGAGTTGGCTAACCATCAGTTAGAAGCTGCAAATTCTCGACTTGAGGCGTTGGCAAATTTGGATGGGTTAACTCAAATTGCCAATCGTCGTGCCTTTGATGAACAGTTACGGGAACAATGGCAACGGAGCGCTCAAGACCAAACCTATTTGTCCTTATTGATTGCCGATATTGATTGTTTTAAACCCTTTAATGATACCTATGGCCATCAGGCAGGTGATGATTGTTTACGTCGGGTCGCGAAGGTCATCTCGGAAACCATTTGCCGTCCTGAGGATCTGGTGGCTCGCTATGGAGGTGAGGAGTTTGTGGCGGTGTTACCTCAAACGAGCTATCAGGGCGCCCTGGCGGTGGCCCAACGGACGTTAGAGGCAGTCCGGCGACTCTGGATTCCCCATGAAACCTCTCAATGTAGCGATCGCGTGACCCTCAGTCTCGGGGTAGCCAGTATGATTCCGGATCCTCGGTTAACAGGAGAGGCGCTCTTGAAATGTGCCGATCGCGCACTCTATTTAGCTAAAACGGAAGGGCGAGATCGGGTTCATGTTGCGAGTGAAAAAACTCTAAAGGAGGAGTTACAATCGCAAGCTCCTGAAGGCCCCCCCTATTGTTACTAG
- a CDS encoding Hpt domain-containing protein translates to MSQQGRPQPYIIALTAHALEGDRHTRVSSNSFSSPPCRNPRLRLALDVGELDMINDVTHALGSVSASLGAAALTHRCRTLEEQIRQGGFVETSSSERQALIQDFERDVDHLQMAFTRLLRRLDYD, encoded by the coding sequence TTGAGTCAGCAAGGTCGGCCACAACCCTATATTATTGCCCTAACGGCCCATGCCCTTGAGGGCGATCGTCACACCCGAGTCTCCTCAAACTCCTTTAGTTCCCCTCCCTGCAGAAATCCCCGTCTACGCCTCGCCCTAGATGTAGGAGAGCTTGATATGATCAATGACGTGACTCATGCTCTTGGCTCTGTAAGTGCGAGCTTGGGGGCTGCCGCTCTCACTCATCGCTGCCGGACTCTGGAAGAACAGATCCGACAGGGTGGTTTTGTCGAGACCTCCAGCTCAGAACGACAGGCTCTAATTCAGGATTTTGAGAGAGATGTTGATCACCTCCAGATGGCTTTCACAAGACTCCTACGACGACTTGACTATGACTAA
- a CDS encoding PAS domain-containing protein, whose product MSDRPHSSPDHDAAPPFAIAQHLSASLLNLSYARSLPQLLESAVTEVQSLLDCDRVIVYQLTEPNWGTIIAEALRPPASVSLHHQIQDICFQPSDIPQSTHMINDVSQESFSPCYLNLLDHFQIKSYLLNPLQPHGQPLWGWLMAHHCDRPRAWTPEQQDVSQKLAEYLSLRLNQLFEHQHLSNENQELRTQLEHQAQLLAQQGHALQSLQQTERWQQHILGHINEAAVIVDGRGHVLYWSPQAETLYNIDAEQIIGQPLATYCQVLEPSPLHDAHPTSFPQDNWRRTVITRRQDGQKLWVEVWAQRLASSPSPERSPTPAAWLATLRPIQDPHLLQVAPEPQLEEFSLIVKSAPVGLLLADPLGACRYVNPHWCQITGLSLEESLDYGWLTPIHPGDRDRVFQAWDPALNQHQPLTLQYRLLRQDQSLCWISGHLVPFYDSQDSLIGYVGTFRDI is encoded by the coding sequence ATGAGCGATCGCCCCCACTCAAGCCCCGATCATGATGCTGCCCCCCCCTTCGCGATCGCGCAGCATCTGAGTGCCAGTTTGCTCAACTTGAGCTATGCTCGTTCCCTCCCCCAGTTGCTTGAGTCTGCTGTCACCGAAGTTCAATCTCTCCTAGATTGCGATCGCGTCATCGTCTATCAACTCACTGAGCCAAACTGGGGAACCATTATCGCCGAAGCCCTGCGGCCTCCCGCTTCCGTTAGCCTCCATCATCAGATTCAAGACATCTGCTTTCAACCCTCAGACATCCCTCAATCAACCCACATGATCAACGATGTCAGCCAAGAATCCTTTAGTCCCTGCTATCTCAATCTCCTAGACCACTTTCAAATTAAAAGTTATCTCCTCAACCCCCTCCAACCCCACGGACAACCCCTTTGGGGCTGGCTCATGGCCCACCACTGCGATCGCCCCCGGGCCTGGACTCCAGAGCAACAAGACGTTAGCCAAAAACTGGCCGAGTATCTGAGCCTTCGCCTAAACCAGCTTTTCGAGCATCAACACCTCAGCAACGAAAATCAAGAGTTGCGAACCCAACTTGAACACCAAGCCCAACTTCTGGCACAGCAGGGTCACGCTCTCCAATCTCTCCAACAAACTGAACGCTGGCAACAGCATATCCTCGGTCACATCAATGAAGCTGCTGTGATCGTCGATGGGAGAGGGCACGTCCTGTACTGGAGTCCCCAAGCTGAAACCCTCTACAACATTGACGCCGAACAGATCATCGGCCAACCCCTAGCCACCTATTGTCAGGTCTTAGAGCCATCTCCCCTCCATGACGCTCACCCCACCTCGTTCCCTCAAGATAACTGGCGTAGAACGGTGATAACCCGCCGTCAGGATGGTCAAAAACTCTGGGTTGAGGTCTGGGCCCAACGGCTGGCATCCTCCCCTTCCCCAGAGCGATCGCCCACCCCTGCGGCGTGGCTCGCCACCCTACGCCCCATCCAGGATCCGCACCTCCTCCAAGTCGCCCCAGAGCCACAACTAGAGGAATTTAGCCTCATCGTCAAATCGGCCCCCGTGGGGCTACTGTTAGCCGATCCGCTCGGGGCCTGTCGCTATGTCAACCCCCATTGGTGTCAAATCACAGGACTGTCCCTGGAAGAGTCTCTCGATTATGGTTGGCTCACCCCCATTCATCCGGGCGATCGCGATCGTGTCTTTCAAGCCTGGGACCCGGCCCTGAATCAGCATCAGCCACTGACCTTACAGTATCGACTTCTACGCCAAGACCAGAGCCTCTGTTGGATCTCCGGTCACTTAGTCCCCTTCTATGATTCTCAAGACTCCCTAATCGGCTATGTGGGAACTTTCCGTGATATCTAG
- a CDS encoding anthranilate synthase component I: MNARQPWFWRSHPLESQTASEVFAALFLNDPIAVLLESPSSSETPDLTGYSICAGRPRERAGISQHWTPRLGEILPFLRHTLAANLDTPSPTYPPEIAQLPFTGGWLGWLGYDLGWEIEQLPYHNRDRLPFPIAFWYEPEHFAVLDHHHNTLWFAASSPQQLDRLEQTWSRWQPSHEPPSPLGAPPKIEFLSQQTDYEAMVRRAKAYIRAGDIFQTNLSLRFSTHLNRHPWQIYRRLHQINPSPFASYWQTPWGQVVSCSPERLLQLREGIAQTRPIAGTRPRGQTPQRDRQLEAELLDNRKENAEHIMLVDLERNDLGRVCHWGSVRVNELLVVERYSHVMHLVSNVIGQLAANIDPIDAIAALFPGGTITGCPKVRCMEIIEELEPVRRSLFYGSCGYLDQRGYLDLNILIRTLLCHQGQIWGQVGAGIVADSDPEQEWRESLSKAQAQLKALL; encoded by the coding sequence ATGAACGCCCGACAGCCCTGGTTTTGGCGATCGCATCCCCTGGAATCCCAGACCGCCTCTGAGGTTTTTGCCGCCTTATTCCTCAATGATCCCATCGCCGTCCTCCTAGAAAGTCCCTCCAGCTCGGAAACACCCGATTTAACTGGCTATTCCATCTGTGCCGGTCGTCCTCGGGAACGGGCAGGCATCTCCCAGCACTGGACTCCCAGACTCGGTGAAATTCTACCGTTTTTGCGGCATACATTAGCCGCCAATTTAGACACCCCAAGCCCAACCTATCCCCCAGAGATTGCCCAACTTCCCTTCACCGGGGGCTGGCTGGGTTGGCTTGGCTACGATCTCGGTTGGGAAATTGAACAACTGCCCTACCACAATCGCGATCGCCTCCCCTTCCCCATCGCCTTCTGGTACGAACCTGAACACTTCGCCGTCCTTGACCATCACCACAACACCCTCTGGTTCGCCGCCAGCAGCCCCCAACAGCTCGATCGCCTCGAACAGACCTGGAGCCGATGGCAGCCCTCCCATGAGCCGCCTAGCCCCCTCGGCGCTCCTCCAAAGATTGAGTTTCTCTCTCAACAAACCGACTATGAAGCCATGGTGCGTCGGGCTAAAGCCTATATCCGCGCCGGGGATATCTTTCAAACCAACCTCTCCCTACGCTTTAGTACCCATCTTAACCGTCATCCTTGGCAAATCTACCGCCGCCTGCACCAGATTAACCCCTCCCCCTTCGCTAGCTATTGGCAAACCCCCTGGGGACAGGTGGTTAGTTGCTCCCCAGAACGACTGTTGCAGCTACGAGAGGGGATCGCTCAAACCCGTCCCATCGCCGGAACCCGACCCCGAGGCCAAACCCCCCAGCGCGATCGCCAACTCGAAGCCGAACTCCTCGATAACCGCAAAGAAAATGCGGAACATATCATGTTAGTAGACCTAGAACGTAACGACCTGGGGCGAGTTTGTCACTGGGGGTCAGTGCGAGTGAATGAACTACTGGTGGTCGAACGCTACAGCCATGTCATGCACCTGGTGAGCAATGTCATCGGCCAGCTTGCCGCGAACATAGACCCCATTGATGCCATCGCCGCTTTATTCCCAGGGGGAACCATTACCGGCTGTCCGAAAGTCCGTTGTATGGAGATTATCGAAGAACTTGAACCCGTCCGCCGCAGTCTCTTCTATGGCTCTTGTGGTTATCTCGATCAGCGGGGTTATCTTGACCTCAATATCTTGATTCGGACTCTCCTGTGTCATCAAGGACAGATTTGGGGCCAGGTCGGTGCAGGCATTGTCGCCGATAGTGATCCTGAGCAAGAATGGAGGGAATCCTTATCCAAGGCCCAAGCCCAACTCAAGGCATTACTCTAG
- the ruvA gene encoding Holliday junction branch migration protein RuvA gives MFSYLKGLLVGVQMVVPQRPVLTLEVNGLGYEVQITPRFARELPKTQAEFQVFVDLQLRDDRLLLFGFATAAERDLFRQLIRASGVGAQLAMALLSTLALEDLVQAIISGNHKILSQTPGVGKKTAERISLELRETLDQWREQANLDVVATAGLAGDLLDDVEMTLLALGYSPQEVVSALNAVSSDLPLGDRENAQAWIKDAISWLSREVAN, from the coding sequence ATGTTTAGTTATCTTAAGGGTTTGTTGGTCGGTGTTCAGATGGTGGTTCCTCAACGTCCTGTCTTAACGCTGGAGGTGAACGGCCTTGGCTATGAGGTGCAGATTACGCCACGATTCGCACGGGAACTCCCGAAAACTCAGGCGGAGTTCCAGGTATTTGTTGATTTGCAACTTCGCGATGACCGTCTGTTGCTGTTTGGTTTTGCCACAGCGGCGGAGCGAGATCTGTTTCGTCAGTTAATTCGTGCCAGTGGCGTGGGGGCTCAGTTGGCGATGGCTTTGTTGAGTACTTTGGCGTTAGAGGATTTGGTGCAGGCGATCATCTCGGGGAATCATAAGATTCTCTCGCAAACACCGGGCGTTGGGAAGAAGACCGCCGAACGTATTTCCCTAGAATTACGAGAAACTCTAGACCAATGGCGAGAACAGGCCAATTTGGACGTGGTTGCCACGGCTGGGTTGGCGGGTGACTTACTCGACGATGTGGAGATGACGTTATTGGCGTTGGGGTACAGTCCCCAGGAAGTGGTTTCAGCGTTGAATGCGGTGTCGAGTGATCTGCCGTTGGGCGATCGTGAGAATGCCCAAGCCTGGATTAAGGACGCCATTTCTTGGCTCTCGCGGGAGGTGGCTAACTAG
- a CDS encoding Uma2 family endonuclease — protein MLSTIQWTVEDYHQIVKTGILDDRPVELLAGDIVTMAPEAEPHAFFSRTAGQYLTRLLGDRALVSPAKPITLANQSEPEPDLAIVQPLGREYLSHHPYPENIFWLIEYANTSLEKDSTIKYHIYAEAGIPEYWLVNLRTRELVVHRTPRGREYESRQIFQNGTISSLAFPDISIAIERIISA, from the coding sequence ATGCTGTCAACCATTCAGTGGACGGTGGAAGACTACCACCAGATTGTTAAAACGGGGATTCTCGACGATCGCCCCGTGGAATTACTCGCTGGAGACATTGTAACGATGGCCCCAGAAGCCGAACCTCATGCGTTTTTCAGTCGCACGGCGGGCCAATATCTCACCCGATTACTGGGCGATCGCGCTCTGGTGAGTCCCGCCAAACCCATTACCCTCGCCAACCAATCGGAACCGGAACCGGATTTGGCGATCGTACAACCTCTAGGACGGGAATATCTCTCTCATCATCCCTATCCCGAAAACATCTTCTGGCTGATTGAATATGCCAATACCAGTTTAGAGAAAGATTCCACAATAAAATACCATATCTATGCTGAAGCAGGCATCCCCGAATACTGGCTGGTGAATCTACGAACGAGAGAATTAGTTGTTCACCGGACCCCCAGAGGACGAGAGTATGAATCGAGACAAATCTTCCAAAATGGGACAATTTCTTCTCTAGCATTTCCCGATATTTCCATTGCTATTGAACGCATTATTTCGGCTTAA